One genomic region from Candidatus Nitrospira nitrificans encodes:
- a CDS encoding HD-GYP domain-containing protein — protein sequence MTKRIGIDELQPGMLVEQLDRSWLSTPFFRHKMTITSPQQIAQLKACGVRTLVVRIDAEAVREAPAPEQSLADDSNVPVVEESVSAPPVVPFEEELAVARQVYQAAKTVIQEAMHDARLGRALNVEAVRAVVTDMTDSVFRNPDALSSLSRLKRFDEYTFYHSVNTALLAMSLGKSLGFDRSMLHLAGVGTLLHDIGKTKVPLAILNKPGRFEAHEMEIMKQHVLRGVEVLAGTTDLGDSYVQPALEHHERVNGAGYPHRRARKDISQFGLITAIVDIYDAMTSDRCYHKGQPAHQALQLLYRLSLEGHLDPALVQQFIQVVGVYPVGSVVELTTGETGIVKQINHEAPLAPVVLLVKSAGNTLLSSPREQDLSGQTETPRRSITTVLSPQQAGLDPTLYLDKKAA from the coding sequence ATGACAAAGCGAATCGGAATCGACGAACTACAGCCGGGCATGCTGGTCGAACAGCTCGATCGCTCCTGGCTGAGCACGCCTTTTTTTCGGCACAAAATGACGATCACCTCGCCACAACAAATCGCGCAGCTGAAGGCCTGTGGAGTCCGGACACTGGTCGTCCGCATTGATGCGGAAGCGGTCCGAGAAGCGCCGGCACCGGAGCAGAGTCTTGCCGACGATTCCAATGTCCCGGTCGTGGAGGAATCGGTGTCGGCGCCGCCGGTTGTCCCCTTCGAAGAAGAGCTGGCTGTCGCCAGACAGGTATATCAGGCTGCGAAGACCGTCATTCAAGAGGCCATGCATGACGCGCGGCTGGGACGAGCGCTCAACGTCGAGGCCGTGAGGGCGGTCGTGACCGACATGACCGACAGCGTCTTTCGGAATCCGGACGCCTTATCCAGTCTGTCGAGGCTCAAGCGATTCGACGAATACACCTTTTATCATTCCGTGAATACCGCCCTGCTGGCCATGTCCTTGGGCAAGAGCCTCGGATTCGACCGGTCGATGTTGCATTTAGCCGGAGTCGGCACCTTGCTGCATGACATCGGAAAAACGAAAGTGCCCCTCGCCATCCTGAACAAACCCGGCCGGTTTGAAGCGCACGAGATGGAGATTATGAAGCAACATGTCCTCAGGGGGGTTGAGGTCTTGGCCGGCACGACCGACTTAGGAGATTCATACGTCCAGCCCGCGCTTGAGCACCATGAACGGGTGAACGGAGCCGGATATCCGCATCGGCGCGCTCGGAAAGACATCAGCCAGTTCGGCCTCATCACGGCCATCGTCGATATCTATGACGCGATGACGAGCGATCGGTGCTACCACAAGGGGCAACCTGCGCATCAAGCCCTTCAGTTGCTCTATCGCCTCTCGCTCGAAGGCCATCTTGACCCGGCATTAGTCCAGCAATTCATCCAGGTCGTGGGAGTCTACCCTGTCGGGTCGGTCGTGGAGTTGACTACAGGCGAGACCGGCATCGTCAAACAGATCAACCATGAGGCGCCATTGGCGCCGGTCGTGCTCCTCGTGAAAAGCGCGGGAAATACCCTGCTCTCAAGCCCTCGCGAACAGGATCTCTCCGGGCAAACGGAGACGCCGCGTCGGAGCATTACGACCGTTCTCTCCCCTCAACAAGCCGGCCTTGACCCGACCCTCTATCTCGATAAGAAAGCCGCATAA
- a CDS encoding sigma-54-dependent transcriptional regulator, translating to MNPHTFLLISKDSELKQLLHAASPQTDIHAAGTIAGGLALWSDISPTLVVAEGNAHTLAPLLEYARQAPHSPPLLAIGDRHSLKDAVETMRAGAADYLAKPILLEDLLPAITRALHHPGPAPSSSPHDPFASIISVSPQMNLMKQLAKEVAVTDATVLITGDSGTGKELFAEAIHHYSPRAKGPLIALNCAGIPENLLESELFGYESGAFTDAKRAKPGRFQLAEGGTLFLDEIGEMSSAAQAKLLRVLENHTIDPLGDTRSHKVDIRIIAATNEDLLAHIKAGRFRLDLYYRLNVYQLRIPPLRERLEDIEPILLLFLERATQERGCRIRAIDPAALAVLQRHDWPGNVRELHNVVEWLTITCKAETIQPAHLPASVRTASSTTCPNQSPKPSLLAFGLSFQDMERRMLEEALRKASGNISEASRLLKMTRNTLRYRMAKYHLS from the coding sequence ATTCACGCAGCCGGTACGATAGCTGGAGGACTCGCTCTCTGGTCTGATATTTCACCCACGTTGGTCGTTGCCGAGGGGAATGCCCATACCCTGGCGCCCCTCCTTGAATATGCCCGTCAGGCGCCCCACTCCCCACCCCTCCTTGCGATCGGAGACCGCCATTCCCTCAAAGACGCTGTAGAAACCATGCGCGCCGGGGCCGCGGATTACCTAGCCAAACCGATTCTGCTTGAGGATCTGTTGCCCGCCATCACCCGCGCCCTTCACCATCCCGGTCCAGCGCCATCCTCGTCGCCGCACGATCCGTTCGCATCCATCATCAGTGTCTCGCCGCAAATGAATCTCATGAAGCAACTGGCCAAAGAAGTGGCGGTCACGGATGCGACCGTCCTCATCACCGGGGACAGTGGAACCGGCAAGGAACTGTTTGCCGAGGCGATTCACCACTATAGTCCACGAGCCAAAGGCCCGCTGATCGCGCTGAATTGTGCCGGCATTCCGGAGAATCTCTTGGAGTCGGAGTTATTCGGTTATGAATCGGGAGCCTTTACCGACGCCAAGCGGGCCAAACCAGGACGATTCCAACTGGCGGAGGGAGGAACATTGTTTCTCGACGAGATCGGAGAAATGAGTTCGGCCGCTCAAGCCAAGCTCCTCCGTGTGCTGGAAAACCACACGATCGATCCCTTGGGCGATACCCGCAGCCACAAGGTCGACATCCGCATCATCGCCGCCACAAATGAAGATCTCCTCGCCCACATCAAAGCCGGTCGTTTCCGCCTCGATCTCTACTATCGGCTGAACGTGTACCAGCTGCGCATTCCACCGCTGCGCGAACGGCTCGAAGACATCGAACCGATTCTCTTGCTTTTCTTGGAGCGAGCCACACAGGAGCGCGGATGCCGCATTCGGGCTATCGACCCGGCAGCCCTTGCCGTGCTTCAACGCCACGATTGGCCTGGAAACGTCCGCGAGCTCCACAATGTCGTCGAATGGCTGACCATCACATGCAAGGCAGAGACTATTCAGCCTGCCCATTTACCGGCATCCGTGCGAACCGCTTCCTCAACGACTTGCCCGAACCAAAGTCCCAAGCCGTCGTTGCTGGCCTTCGGACTGTCGTTTCAGGACATGGAAAGGCGCATGCTCGAAGAAGCGCTTCGAAAGGCATCCGGCAATATCTCGGAAGCCAGCCGTCTTCTCAAGATGACCCGCAATACGCTCCGCTACCGCATGGCGAAGTATCACCTGTCTTGA